A single Micromonospora sp. CCTCC AA 2012012 DNA region contains:
- a CDS encoding Gfo/Idh/MocA family protein yields the protein MRTCRVGLVGAGGVAQRHARVLSGFEDVELLGVTDVDRTAAEALAGAHGARTFADVDELLAAGPDAVYVCVPPFAHGPVEEAVIAAGVPMFVEKPVAVDLETAERIAELVQRRGLLTAVGHHWRYLHVVEQARELLADRPVRMVNGAWLDKVPPVAWWARRDRSGGPVVEQAAHVLDLVRALVGEATEVTAYGDGTPPPVDGADIDSVTAATLRFSSGAVGTLAAACVLTWKHRAGLEILADGLALSLAEDGLTVRDADGERHLPADPDGARVAVDRAFVDAVRGVGDDVRVPYAEALRTQRLALAVAESARTGRSVALPTGPAATAVGAGVTVDA from the coding sequence ATGCGCACGTGCCGGGTGGGACTGGTAGGGGCCGGCGGGGTGGCGCAACGCCACGCGCGGGTGTTGAGCGGCTTCGAGGACGTCGAACTGCTCGGGGTGACCGACGTCGACCGGACGGCGGCGGAGGCGCTCGCCGGGGCACACGGCGCCCGCACCTTCGCCGACGTGGACGAACTGCTCGCCGCCGGACCGGACGCCGTGTACGTCTGCGTACCGCCCTTCGCGCACGGGCCCGTCGAGGAGGCGGTCATCGCCGCCGGGGTGCCGATGTTCGTGGAGAAGCCGGTCGCGGTGGACCTGGAGACCGCCGAGCGGATCGCCGAGCTGGTGCAGCGGCGCGGGCTGCTCACCGCGGTCGGCCACCACTGGCGCTATCTGCACGTCGTGGAACAGGCGCGGGAGCTGCTCGCCGACCGTCCGGTCCGGATGGTCAACGGCGCGTGGCTGGACAAGGTCCCGCCGGTGGCCTGGTGGGCCCGCCGGGACCGGTCGGGCGGCCCGGTGGTGGAACAGGCCGCGCACGTGCTCGACCTGGTCCGGGCGCTGGTCGGCGAGGCGACCGAGGTCACCGCGTACGGCGACGGCACCCCGCCGCCGGTCGACGGCGCCGACATCGACTCGGTGACCGCGGCGACGCTGCGTTTCTCCTCCGGCGCGGTGGGCACCCTCGCCGCCGCCTGCGTGCTGACCTGGAAGCACCGGGCCGGCCTGGAGATCCTCGCCGACGGGCTGGCGCTGTCGCTGGCCGAGGACGGCCTGACCGTCCGGGACGCCGACGGCGAGCGGCACCTGCCCGCCGACCCGGACGGCGCCCGGGTGGCCGTCGACCGGGCCTTCGTCGACGCCGTCCGCGGGGTCGGCGACGACGTCCGCGTCCCGTACGCGGAGGCGCTGCGCACCCAGCGCCTCGCCCTCGCCGTCGCCGAGTCCGCCCGGACCGGCCGCAGCGTGGCGCTGCCCACCGGTCCGGCCGCCACCGCCGTCGGGGCGGGGGTGACCGTCGATGCGTGA
- a CDS encoding zinc-binding dehydrogenase yields the protein MRDSVVVVSGPGQVELVEQDAGELREGTFRVETLYSGVSAGTELSYVKGTNPYLNVTWNADLGLFQPGEASTPYPVNRLGYMQVGRVVESRTPAVTVGTVGAMTYGHRTGYVADPVAERFVPLPEDLDPLLGVYVAHMGPICANGLLHAAADLCGTDVRSLGDGVRGRRVAVVGSGVVALLTALFAQRHGAASVVVLDPTPQRRAVAEALGLETLDPEADDPAVVLKTRWNHAAGDRGADVVFQCRGQAWALQLALRLLRPQGTVVDLAFYQAGADEVRFGEEFHHNGLSLRCAQIGRVPRGLAPTWDRERLSRETIELLRQYGDQIRKHLVSAVVPFEEAPALLTDLAERRRQELQVVLTR from the coding sequence ATGCGTGACAGTGTCGTGGTGGTCAGCGGGCCCGGGCAGGTCGAGCTGGTCGAGCAGGACGCCGGTGAGCTGCGTGAGGGCACCTTCCGGGTGGAGACCCTCTACAGCGGGGTCTCCGCCGGCACCGAACTCAGCTATGTCAAGGGCACCAACCCGTACCTGAACGTCACCTGGAACGCCGACCTCGGCCTCTTCCAGCCCGGCGAGGCGAGCACCCCCTACCCGGTGAACCGGCTCGGCTACATGCAGGTCGGCCGGGTGGTGGAGAGCCGTACCCCGGCGGTCACCGTCGGCACCGTCGGTGCGATGACCTACGGCCACCGCACCGGCTACGTCGCCGACCCGGTCGCCGAACGCTTCGTCCCGCTCCCCGAGGACCTCGACCCGCTGCTCGGCGTCTACGTCGCGCACATGGGTCCGATCTGCGCCAACGGGCTGCTGCACGCCGCCGCCGACCTCTGCGGCACCGACGTGCGGTCGCTCGGCGACGGCGTCCGGGGCCGCCGGGTGGCGGTGGTCGGCAGCGGGGTCGTGGCGCTGCTCACCGCGCTCTTCGCCCAGCGCCACGGGGCCGCCTCCGTGGTGGTGCTCGATCCGACCCCGCAGCGTCGTGCGGTCGCCGAGGCGCTCGGTCTGGAGACCCTCGACCCCGAGGCGGACGACCCGGCGGTGGTGCTGAAGACCCGGTGGAACCACGCCGCCGGGGACCGGGGCGCCGACGTGGTCTTCCAGTGCCGGGGGCAGGCCTGGGCGTTGCAGCTCGCGTTGCGCCTGCTGCGCCCCCAGGGCACCGTCGTCGACCTGGCCTTCTACCAGGCCGGCGCGGACGAGGTCCGGTTCGGTGAGGAGTTCCACCACAACGGGCTGTCGCTGCGCTGCGCCCAGATCGGCCGGGTGCCCCGCGGCCTGGCCCCCACCTGGGACCGGGAGCGGCTCTCCCGGGAGACCATCGAGCTGCTGCGCCAGTACGGCGACCAGATCCGTAAGCACCTGGTCTCGGCGGTGGTGCCGTTCGAGGAGGCTCCGGCGCTGCTGACCGACCTGGCGGAGCGTCGCCGGCAGGAACTCCAGGTGGTGCTCACCCGCTGA
- a CDS encoding ABC transporter ATP-binding protein — translation MTTDVGRPPGLAALLPYLRAHRGTLAVVGALSLVGAAASLGQPLLTRAVLDRMTATRPIGALVVLLVALVVAAAVVGGLRDYLLQRTAEGLVLGTRRRLAGHLLRLPIAEYDRRRTGDLLSRVGSDTTLLRAVVTSGLFETVTGAVMVLGAGTAMLLLDPPLFGVTLAAVGVGVGFALTVARRVRGLARRAQERVGEMTSAVERAISAARTIRASRAEEREATAVAGSAEAAYAAGLRVARVQAVVGPVGTVTLQGAFLLVLAVGGARVAAGAISVGDLVAFVMFLFFLVLPLGQAVHAYTQLQTGLGALARIEEILDVPVEGADDRRARPPALPAGPVAIEFDRVGFGYPGGPPVLHEVSFTVPPGTRTALVGPSGAGKSTLLALVERFYEVTGGTLRLAGTDVRDLPRDVLRSRLGYVEQEAPVLAGTLRENLLITAPDATDDEVRAVLAEVNLGHLADRSAEGLGVQVGEGGVLLSGGERQRLAIARALLAGPPVLLLDEPTSNLDARNEAALRRAIDAVAVRRTLLIVAHRLSTVVDADQIVVLDGGRVVAVGTHDELTGTSPLYRELATHQLLVS, via the coding sequence ATGACCACCGATGTCGGCCGCCCGCCCGGGCTGGCCGCCCTGCTGCCCTACCTGCGCGCCCACCGCGGCACCCTCGCCGTGGTGGGCGCGTTGTCGCTGGTCGGCGCGGCGGCGTCCCTCGGGCAGCCGCTGCTCACCCGCGCCGTGCTGGACCGGATGACCGCGACCCGGCCGATCGGCGCGCTGGTGGTGCTGCTGGTCGCCCTGGTGGTGGCCGCCGCCGTGGTCGGCGGGCTCCGCGACTACCTGCTGCAACGCACCGCCGAGGGGCTGGTCCTGGGCACCCGGCGGCGGCTCGCCGGGCACCTGCTGCGGCTGCCGATCGCCGAGTACGACCGTCGCCGCACCGGTGACCTGCTCTCCCGGGTCGGCTCGGACACCACCCTGCTGCGCGCGGTGGTCACCTCCGGGCTCTTCGAGACGGTCACCGGCGCGGTCATGGTCCTCGGCGCGGGCACGGCGATGCTGCTGCTCGACCCGCCGCTGTTCGGGGTGACCCTGGCCGCCGTCGGGGTCGGCGTCGGCTTCGCGCTCACCGTCGCCCGCCGGGTGCGTGGGCTGGCCCGCCGCGCCCAGGAACGGGTCGGCGAGATGACCTCCGCGGTGGAGCGCGCCATCTCCGCCGCCCGGACCATCCGGGCCAGCCGGGCCGAGGAGCGGGAGGCCACCGCCGTCGCCGGCAGCGCCGAGGCGGCGTACGCGGCGGGGCTGCGGGTCGCCCGGGTGCAGGCGGTGGTCGGACCGGTCGGCACGGTCACCCTCCAGGGGGCGTTCCTGCTGGTGCTCGCCGTCGGCGGGGCGCGGGTGGCGGCCGGGGCGATCAGCGTCGGCGACCTGGTCGCCTTCGTCATGTTCCTGTTCTTCCTGGTGCTGCCGCTCGGTCAGGCGGTGCACGCCTACACCCAGCTGCAGACCGGCCTGGGCGCCCTCGCGCGGATCGAGGAGATCCTCGACGTACCCGTGGAGGGGGCCGACGACCGGCGGGCCCGGCCGCCGGCGCTCCCGGCCGGACCGGTCGCGATCGAGTTCGACCGGGTCGGGTTCGGCTATCCGGGCGGCCCGCCGGTGCTGCACGAGGTCAGCTTCACCGTGCCGCCCGGCACCCGGACCGCGCTGGTCGGCCCCTCCGGCGCCGGCAAGTCCACCCTGCTCGCCCTGGTCGAGCGCTTCTACGAGGTCACCGGGGGGACGCTGCGGCTGGCCGGGACCGACGTGCGGGACCTGCCCCGCGACGTGCTGCGGTCCCGGCTCGGCTACGTCGAGCAGGAGGCGCCGGTGCTGGCCGGCACGCTGCGGGAGAACCTGCTGATCACCGCGCCGGACGCCACCGACGACGAGGTGCGTGCCGTGCTCGCCGAGGTGAACCTCGGCCACCTGGCCGACCGCTCCGCCGAGGGGCTGGGCGTGCAGGTGGGGGAGGGTGGGGTGCTGCTCTCCGGCGGCGAGCGGCAGCGCCTGGCCATCGCCCGGGCGCTGCTCGCCGGGCCGCCGGTGCTGCTGCTCGACGAGCCGACCAGCAACCTCGACGCCCGCAACGAGGCGGCGCTGCGCCGGGCCATCGACGCGGTGGCCGTCCGGCGCACCCTGCTGATCGTGGCGCACCGCCTCTCCACGGTCGTCGACGCCGACCAGATCGTGGTCCTCGACGGCGGTCGGGTGGTCGCCGTCGGCACCCACGACGAGCTGACCGGGACCAGCCCGCTGTACCGCGAACTCGCCACCCACCAGCTCCTCGTCAGCTGA
- the secA2 gene encoding accessory Sec system translocase SecA2: protein MGVSQRVKSRFRRFLQRPGTTVDLAPLEKLLPAIEAREEELRQLDDAELTEAAGSATGYEEICAIGREAARRGLDQRPYDVQLLGAMALLSGKVAEMATGEGKTLTAAVAAYGHVRLGNGPVHVLTVNDYLARRDAEWMAPVYTLLGLTVGWVNEASTPEERRAAYASDVTYVSVSEAGFDFLRDQLVTDLDDRVQPPLKTAIVDEADSILIDEARVPMVLAGAVAGEQDPVHAAAALVRGLRRGRHYTVAEDGRSVAFTSAGLATVEAKLGGIDLYDEEHVGQLSAVNVALHAYALLHRDVDYIVRDGSVELIDEMRGRVAQRRRWPDGLQAAVEAKEGLDATAEGEVLGTIAVQAYIALYPTVCGMTATAVLVGDQLREFFGLEVAVIPPNTPCVREDEPDRIYATRAEKEEALIDEIKRNHERGRPVLVGTLDVKESEGLAAGLHAAGVPCVVLNAKNDDDEAAIIAEAGAYGAVTVSTQMAGRGVDIRLGGSDQADRDRVAELGGLYVIGSGRHDSRRVDDQLRGRAGRQGDPGGSVFLVSLEDDLVVRHAGDTVPPSPRMNADGLVTDPQVDYAVEHAQRVAEGVNHEIHRNTWRYSVVIEQQRKALAERRERLLTSDIAALMLLERVPEKAEEMDEDLLARAARSIALYHLDRLWAEHLAELSEVREGVHLRALGRLDPLDEFHRSAVPAFTALIPEIETRTIATFEETEFGDDWEPDASKLVRPTATWTYLVHDNPFGSELDRLIASVGRRLISGSR from the coding sequence ATGGGTGTGTCGCAACGTGTGAAGAGCAGGTTCCGGCGGTTCCTCCAGCGCCCGGGGACGACGGTCGACCTGGCCCCACTGGAGAAGCTGCTCCCCGCCATCGAGGCCCGCGAGGAGGAGCTGCGGCAGCTCGACGACGCCGAGCTGACCGAGGCCGCCGGCTCCGCCACCGGCTACGAGGAGATCTGCGCGATCGGCCGGGAGGCCGCCCGCCGCGGCCTCGACCAGCGGCCGTACGACGTGCAGCTGCTCGGCGCGATGGCGCTGCTCTCCGGCAAGGTCGCCGAGATGGCCACCGGTGAGGGCAAGACGCTCACCGCCGCCGTCGCCGCGTACGGGCACGTCCGGCTGGGCAACGGCCCGGTGCACGTGCTCACCGTCAACGACTACCTGGCCCGCCGGGACGCCGAGTGGATGGCGCCGGTCTACACGCTGCTCGGGCTGACCGTCGGCTGGGTCAACGAGGCCTCCACCCCCGAGGAGCGCCGCGCCGCGTACGCCAGCGACGTCACCTACGTCTCGGTCAGCGAGGCCGGCTTCGACTTCCTCCGTGACCAGCTCGTCACCGACCTCGACGACCGGGTCCAGCCGCCGCTGAAGACCGCCATCGTCGACGAGGCCGACTCCATCCTCATCGACGAGGCCCGGGTGCCGATGGTCCTCGCGGGCGCGGTCGCCGGCGAGCAGGACCCGGTGCACGCCGCCGCCGCGCTGGTCCGTGGCCTGCGTCGGGGCCGGCACTACACCGTCGCCGAGGACGGCCGCAGCGTCGCCTTCACCTCCGCCGGCCTGGCCACCGTCGAGGCGAAGCTCGGCGGCATCGACCTGTACGACGAGGAGCACGTCGGCCAGCTCTCCGCGGTCAACGTGGCGCTGCACGCGTACGCCCTGCTGCACCGCGACGTCGACTACATCGTCCGGGACGGCTCGGTGGAGCTGATCGACGAGATGCGCGGCCGGGTCGCCCAGCGCCGCCGCTGGCCGGACGGGCTGCAGGCGGCCGTCGAGGCGAAGGAGGGCCTCGATGCCACCGCCGAGGGCGAGGTGCTCGGCACCATCGCCGTGCAGGCGTACATCGCGCTCTATCCGACGGTCTGCGGGATGACCGCCACCGCCGTGCTCGTCGGTGACCAGCTCCGCGAGTTCTTCGGCCTCGAGGTGGCGGTGATCCCGCCGAACACCCCCTGCGTCCGGGAGGACGAGCCGGACCGGATCTATGCCACCCGGGCCGAGAAGGAAGAGGCGCTGATCGACGAGATCAAGCGCAACCACGAGCGTGGGCGGCCGGTGCTGGTCGGCACCCTCGACGTCAAGGAGTCGGAGGGGCTGGCCGCCGGCCTGCACGCCGCCGGGGTGCCCTGCGTGGTGCTCAACGCCAAGAACGACGACGACGAGGCGGCGATCATCGCCGAGGCCGGCGCGTACGGCGCGGTGACCGTCTCCACCCAGATGGCCGGTCGGGGCGTCGACATCCGGCTCGGCGGCAGCGACCAGGCCGACCGGGACCGGGTCGCCGAGCTGGGCGGGCTCTACGTGATCGGCAGCGGCCGGCACGACAGCCGCCGGGTCGACGACCAGCTGCGCGGTCGGGCCGGTCGGCAGGGCGACCCGGGTGGGTCGGTCTTCCTGGTCAGCCTGGAGGACGACCTGGTCGTCCGGCACGCCGGTGACACCGTTCCGCCGTCGCCGCGGATGAACGCCGACGGCCTGGTCACCGACCCGCAGGTGGACTACGCCGTGGAGCACGCCCAGCGGGTCGCCGAGGGCGTCAACCACGAGATCCACCGCAACACCTGGCGCTACAGCGTGGTGATCGAGCAGCAGCGCAAGGCCCTCGCCGAGCGGCGGGAGCGGCTGCTGACCAGCGACATCGCCGCGCTGATGCTGCTGGAGCGGGTGCCGGAGAAGGCCGAGGAGATGGACGAGGACCTGCTCGCCCGGGCCGCCCGGTCGATCGCCCTCTATCACCTCGACCGGCTCTGGGCCGAGCACCTGGCCGAGCTCTCCGAGGTCCGCGAGGGGGTGCACCTGCGGGCGTTGGGCCGGCTCGACCCGTTGGACGAGTTCCACCGCAGCGCGGTGCCGGCGTTCACCGCCCTCATCCCCGAGATCGAGACCCGGACCATCGCGACCTTCGAGGAGACCGAGTTCGGCGACGACTGGGAGCCGGACGCGTCGAAGCTGGTCCGACCGACCGCCACCTGGACGTACCTCGTGCACGACAACCCGTTCGGCTCGGAGCTGGACCGGCTGATCGCCTCGGTGGGGCGGCGGCTCATCTCCGGTTCCCGCTGA
- a CDS encoding GAF and ANTAR domain-containing protein — translation MNLHTREPMIDTLGALETAALLRELTAGLIAVTNFDEALTELVRIARDAVDGVTCCGFTALRAGEPAGVAASDPALAELDDLRHGPDSPAMSAIRRREMITAQDLGQESRWPVWTARARGLGVGGVISAPVDVDEQVIGAINLYGGAAAPLTARHQLTAMLLAEHAGLLLAAVRDRERRTAQAGELDSSLLGEGVVGQAIGVIMTQRGCPAPEALDVLRSAASSLDIPLREVAERLVITVSRPRES, via the coding sequence GTGAACCTGCACACGCGGGAGCCCATGATCGACACGCTGGGAGCACTGGAGACGGCCGCGCTGCTGCGCGAGCTGACCGCCGGCCTGATCGCGGTCACGAACTTCGACGAGGCGCTGACCGAGCTGGTCCGGATCGCCCGCGACGCCGTGGACGGCGTCACCTGCTGCGGGTTCACGGCGCTGCGCGCCGGTGAGCCGGCCGGGGTGGCCGCCTCCGACCCGGCCCTGGCCGAGCTGGACGATCTGCGGCACGGCCCGGACTCGCCGGCGATGAGCGCCATCCGCCGCCGCGAGATGATCACGGCGCAGGATCTGGGCCAGGAGTCGCGCTGGCCGGTCTGGACCGCCCGCGCGCGGGGTCTCGGGGTGGGGGGCGTGATCTCCGCGCCGGTCGACGTCGACGAGCAGGTGATCGGCGCGATCAACCTGTACGGCGGGGCGGCCGCGCCGCTGACCGCCCGGCACCAGCTCACCGCGATGCTCCTCGCCGAGCACGCCGGGCTGCTGCTGGCCGCCGTCCGCGACCGGGAACGGCGTACCGCCCAGGCCGGTGAGCTGGACTCCTCGCTGCTCGGCGAGGGCGTCGTCGGCCAGGCCATCGGGGTGATCATGACGCAGCGCGGCTGCCCGGCGCCCGAGGCGCTCGACGTGCTCCGCAGCGCCGCCTCCTCGTTGGACATTCCGCTGCGCGAGGTGGCCGAGCGGCTGGTGATCACCGTCTCCCGCCCCCGGGAGAGCTGA
- a CDS encoding DUF2231 domain-containing protein: MESRLRVQGNPIQPMLVMFPFGLFVSAAVFDLVDVVGGPAFLGEVGYWTAAAALTAAALTTVAGMVDLWDVRAGRTRRTAVTFNLVNAVMAALFLLACLIRADSPQRGATGALLATELVALAVGGFGVALGTRLMRQFDRSPVEASGFEALHGVAGSTVEIVRPRA; the protein is encoded by the coding sequence ATGGAGAGCCGGCTGAGGGTGCAGGGCAATCCGATTCAACCGATGCTGGTGATGTTCCCGTTCGGGCTCTTCGTCAGCGCCGCCGTCTTCGACCTGGTCGACGTCGTCGGGGGACCGGCCTTCCTCGGTGAGGTGGGCTACTGGACGGCCGCCGCCGCCCTGACCGCGGCGGCGCTCACGACCGTCGCCGGAATGGTCGACCTCTGGGACGTCCGGGCCGGCCGGACCCGTCGTACGGCGGTGACCTTCAACCTGGTCAACGCGGTGATGGCCGCGCTCTTCCTGCTCGCCTGCCTGATCCGGGCCGACTCGCCGCAGCGCGGCGCGACCGGCGCGCTGCTCGCCACCGAGCTGGTCGCCCTCGCCGTCGGCGGTTTCGGTGTCGCGCTGGGCACCCGACTGATGCGCCAGTTCGACCGCAGCCCCGTCGAGGCCAGCGGCTTCGAGGCCCTGCACGGCGTCGCCGGCTCCACCGTGGAGATCGTCCGCCCCCGCGCCTGA
- a CDS encoding DUF3500 domain-containing protein, with translation MEDPVPEQMRTAAGALLAALDEPARRRARHAFDDDAARRWLEYRPRPRPGVPLTDLDPAARKAAHRLLATALSPPAYAQAMAVVALEEVLDRAEGWRRGRHSGDYWVALFGDPTRDDRWGWRVEGHHLSVGMTVVDDQVSPAPLFLGANPATVRHAGRPVLRPLGPEEDLARELLDALGPAGRAAAIVAGAAPEDIISATRATAPGLIEPLGVPRGRLTPTGRALLDRLVALYLDRLPAELAAREAARLGGGELHFAWAGATGSGSRHYYRVQGDDLLIEYDNTADDGNHAHTVLRHPTSDFGADLLATHHTHHH, from the coding sequence GTGGAGGACCCCGTACCCGAACAGATGCGCACGGCCGCCGGCGCCCTGCTGGCCGCGCTCGACGAACCGGCCCGCCGGCGCGCCCGGCACGCCTTCGACGACGACGCCGCCCGGCGCTGGCTGGAGTACCGTCCCCGGCCCCGCCCCGGCGTCCCCCTCACCGACCTGGACCCCGCCGCGCGCAAGGCCGCGCACCGGCTGCTGGCCACCGCGCTCAGCCCACCGGCGTACGCCCAGGCGATGGCGGTCGTCGCGCTGGAGGAGGTGCTGGACCGGGCGGAGGGCTGGCGGCGCGGCCGGCACAGCGGCGACTACTGGGTGGCGCTCTTCGGCGACCCCACCCGGGACGACCGCTGGGGCTGGCGGGTCGAGGGGCACCACCTGTCGGTGGGCATGACCGTGGTCGACGACCAGGTCTCCCCCGCCCCGCTCTTCCTCGGCGCCAACCCGGCCACCGTCCGGCACGCCGGGCGACCGGTGCTGCGACCGCTCGGCCCCGAGGAGGACCTGGCCCGGGAGCTGCTGGACGCGCTCGGCCCGGCCGGACGCGCCGCCGCGATCGTCGCCGGGGCGGCGCCGGAGGACATCATCAGCGCCACCCGGGCCACCGCACCGGGGCTGATCGAGCCGCTCGGCGTGCCCCGGGGCCGGCTCACGCCGACCGGCCGGGCACTGCTCGACCGGCTCGTCGCGCTCTACCTCGACCGGCTGCCGGCCGAGCTGGCAGCCCGGGAGGCGGCCCGGCTCGGCGGGGGTGAGCTGCACTTCGCCTGGGCCGGCGCGACCGGGTCCGGGTCGCGGCACTACTACCGGGTGCAGGGCGACGACCTGCTGATCGAGTACGACAACACCGCCGACGACGGCAATCACGCGCACACCGTGCTCCGCCACCCCACCAGTGACTTCGGCGCCGACCTCCTCGCCACCCACCACACCCACCACCACTGA
- a CDS encoding ankyrin repeat domain-containing protein, which yields MTDELDAETIAFAHRMFDLARAGAAEELAGQLDAGLPVNLTNAKGDTLLILAAYHAHPETVAALLARGADPSRVNDRGQTALAAAVFRKDTRTVRALLDAGADPEHGSPSAVDTARFFDLPEMLAVLGRS from the coding sequence ATGACCGACGAGCTCGACGCCGAGACCATCGCCTTCGCGCACCGGATGTTCGACCTGGCGCGGGCGGGCGCCGCCGAGGAACTCGCCGGGCAGCTCGACGCCGGACTGCCGGTCAACCTGACCAACGCCAAGGGCGACACGCTGCTGATCCTGGCCGCGTACCACGCCCACCCGGAGACCGTGGCGGCGCTGCTCGCGCGGGGCGCCGACCCGTCGCGGGTCAACGACCGGGGGCAGACCGCCCTCGCCGCGGCGGTCTTCCGCAAGGACACCCGCACCGTCCGGGCCCTGCTCGACGCCGGCGCGGACCCCGAGCACGGCAGCCCGTCCGCCGTGGACACCGCCCGCTTCTTCGACCTGCCGGAGATGCTGGCCGTACTCGGCCGGAGCTGA
- a CDS encoding cupin domain-containing protein: MDDAVYVGNAGVDGATDAGWLLGHFKPVGDVRHSDEVEVKWGVHPAGEARSRWATGERRTALLVLVSGRFRVELPDRTVLLGTPGDYVVWGRGVDHSWYAERESVVLTVRWPSVPGYRVEPPVRR; this comes from the coding sequence ATGGACGATGCGGTGTACGTCGGCAACGCCGGCGTGGACGGGGCGACCGACGCCGGCTGGCTGCTGGGGCACTTCAAGCCGGTGGGGGACGTGCGGCACTCGGACGAGGTGGAGGTGAAGTGGGGCGTGCACCCGGCGGGGGAGGCCCGCTCGCGGTGGGCCACCGGCGAGCGGCGGACCGCCCTGCTGGTCCTGGTCAGCGGCCGGTTCCGGGTGGAGCTGCCGGATCGTACGGTGCTGCTCGGCACCCCCGGTGACTACGTGGTGTGGGGCCGGGGCGTGGACCACTCCTGGTACGCCGAGCGGGAGTCGGTGGTGCTGACGGTCCGCTGGCCGTCGGTGCCCGGCTACCGGGTGGAGCCGCCGGTCCGGCGCTGA
- a CDS encoding cysteine dioxygenase: MTSTDQSELLAVARRHADPVRWPVPLRFDRAQRWYARLAVTPDHEVWALSWLPGQGTDLHDHGGAAGAFLVVAGALTEETVTAGRLRPHRLAAGVGRRFGPRHVHVVTNRGAEPAVSVHVYRPALRRMTRYRLTDGRLQVADVAEAGVAW; this comes from the coding sequence ATGACCAGCACCGACCAGTCCGAACTGCTCGCCGTCGCCCGGCGTCACGCCGACCCGGTCCGCTGGCCGGTCCCGCTGCGCTTCGACCGGGCGCAGCGCTGGTACGCCCGCCTCGCCGTCACGCCCGACCACGAGGTCTGGGCGCTGAGCTGGCTGCCCGGACAGGGCACCGACCTGCACGACCACGGCGGCGCGGCCGGCGCGTTCCTGGTCGTCGCGGGCGCGCTCACCGAGGAGACCGTCACCGCCGGTCGGCTCCGCCCGCACCGGCTCGCCGCCGGCGTCGGTCGTCGCTTCGGGCCCCGGCACGTGCACGTGGTGACCAACCGGGGCGCGGAACCCGCGGTCAGCGTGCACGTCTACCGCCCGGCACTGCGCCGGATGACCCGCTACCGGCTCACCGACGGTCGGCTCCAGGTCGCCGACGTGGCCGAGGCCGGCGTCGCGTGGTGA
- a CDS encoding rhodanese-like domain-containing protein: MTETRTESCPVPPPGSRGIDELLAAARTRLRRLDPEQAHLAYRRGALLVDIRPAGQRAAHGTVPGALIVERNVLEWRFDPRCPARLPQAVDYDVPVIVLCQEGYTSSLAAAALQEIGLHRATDVVGGFVAWRIAGLPTLGPTPPHRPTPAAPPVTAGRAPR, from the coding sequence ATGACCGAGACCCGTACCGAGAGCTGTCCGGTGCCACCACCCGGCTCCCGGGGCATCGACGAGCTTCTCGCCGCCGCCCGCACCCGGCTGCGCCGGCTCGACCCGGAACAGGCACACCTCGCGTACCGCCGGGGCGCGCTGCTGGTCGACATCCGTCCGGCGGGCCAGCGGGCGGCGCACGGCACCGTCCCGGGCGCCCTGATCGTGGAGCGCAACGTCCTGGAGTGGCGCTTCGACCCGCGCTGTCCGGCCCGGCTGCCGCAGGCCGTCGACTACGACGTGCCGGTGATCGTCCTGTGCCAGGAGGGCTACACCTCCTCGCTGGCCGCCGCCGCCCTCCAGGAGATCGGCCTGCACCGGGCCACCGACGTGGTCGGCGGCTTCGTCGCCTGGCGCATCGCCGGCCTGCCCACCCTCGGCCCCACCCCGCCGCACCGACCCACGCCCGCCGCGCCCCCGGTCACCGCCGGTCGGGCGCCCCGCTGA
- a CDS encoding winged helix-turn-helix domain-containing protein — MTITLDLGPGGLTPGLARLVEVLGDLARTGEIRAGHVVTPAGPTGPWPRAAEQPPGPADRESHGEDPDPVRVLAASRVVHQGAREVPLTRIEFNLLHFLAAHPRRVFTRTQLLSHVWGYEHAVARTVDVHVRRLRAKFGVDTPLVTTVYGVGYRLADSARVVVDPDR, encoded by the coding sequence CTGACCATCACCCTCGACCTCGGCCCCGGCGGCCTCACCCCCGGCCTGGCCCGGCTGGTCGAGGTGCTCGGCGACCTCGCCCGGACCGGCGAGATCCGGGCCGGCCACGTGGTCACGCCGGCGGGGCCCACCGGCCCGTGGCCGCGCGCGGCGGAGCAGCCGCCGGGCCCGGCCGACCGCGAGTCCCATGGAGAGGACCCCGATCCGGTACGCGTGCTGGCCGCCTCCCGCGTGGTCCACCAGGGGGCGCGGGAGGTCCCGCTGACCCGGATCGAGTTCAACCTGCTGCACTTCCTCGCCGCGCACCCGCGCCGGGTCTTCACCCGGACGCAACTGCTCTCCCACGTCTGGGGCTACGAGCACGCGGTGGCCCGCACGGTCGACGTGCACGTGCGCCGGCTGCGCGCCAAGTTCGGCGTGGACACCCCCCTGGTGACCACCGTGTACGGCGTCGGTTACCGGCTCGCCGACTCCGCCCGGGTGGTGGTCGACCCGGATCGGTGA